One Misgurnus anguillicaudatus chromosome 19, ASM2758022v2, whole genome shotgun sequence genomic region harbors:
- the LOC141351148 gene encoding prostaglandin E2 receptor EP1 subtype-like, with translation MLAIQHYNNSAPVLEEHFANQTQKLSVETEVQCMENLTSPSTSPMIAGLSMTLGIVSNIIALIILAKAYARRRKHSKATFLLFASSLVATDLAGHVIPGALVLRLYQAGTAGRHGEPDAICHFLGGSMVFFGLCALFLGCVMAAERCMGVTQPLVHARMVCTAYTKIVLVIIWSFALFIALLPSIHLGRYTYQYPGTWCFIKVLDKDTTITDVIFVLLFSGLGLTSLAVAFICNTISGVTLVIARLRQRTSHRRSAKSHDIEMVAQLVGIMVTSCICWSPLLIFGLMSVIKSYRGCMSDDLQSYQTLLVMGVRLASWNQILDPWVYILLRRAILRKIYRLTTGRNPKRGSTFRRWEISSFQNSINRKNAINLK, from the exons ATGTTAGCCATTCAGCACTACAACAACTCAGCTCCGGTTCTGGAAGAGCATTTCGCCAATCAGACGCAGAAGTTATCTGTGGAGACAGAGGTGCAATGCATGGAAAACCTGACCAGCCCCTCAACAAGCCCTATGATAGCTGGCCTATCCATGACACTGGGCATTGTGTCCAATATCATAGCACTGATCATCTTGGCCAAAGCTTACGCCCGCCGGCGGAAACATTCGAAGGCCACCTTCCTGCTCTTCGCCAGTTCCCTAGTGGCCACGGACCTCGCCGGTCACGTAATCCCCGGTGCCCTGGTCCTGCGGCTTTACCAGGCCGGCACTGCCGGGCGGCACGGAGAGCCCGATGCCATTTGCCATTTCTTGGGCGGCAGCATGGTGTTCTTCGGCTTGTGCGCGCTGTTTCTCGGATGTGTAATGGCAGCTGAGAGGTGCATGGGCGTGACACAGCCTCTCGTGCATGCCCGCATGGTATGCACTGCGTACACCAAGATAGTTCTGGTGATTATATGGtcttttgctttatttatagcaCTTTTGCCCTCCATTCATTTGGGTAGATATACCTACCAGTACCCAGGGACCTGGTGCTTCATTAAGGTGTTAGACAAGGACACAACCATCACAGATGTGATATTTGTGCTACTCTTCTCTGGACTAGGACTGACGTCACTGGCCGTGGCATTTATATGCAACACAATCAGTGGTGTGACGCTGGTGATCGCCCGACTTCGCCAGAGGACCTCCCACCGGAGATCAGCCAAATCACATGATATTGAGATGGTGGCACAATTGGTGGGCATTATGGTCACTTCTTGTATCTGTTGGAGCCCTCTGCTG ATCTTTGGGCTGATGTCAGTCATCAAGTCATATCGTGGTTGTATGAGCGATGATCTACAGTCCTACCAGACTTTATTGGTAATGGGAGTGCGTCTTGCTTCCTGGAACCAGATTCTGGATCCTTGGGTGTACATTCTTTTACGCCGGGCAATCCTCAGGAAGATTTACCGTTTGACCACCGGACGAAATCCCAAGAGGGGGAGCACATTCCGGCGCTGGGAGATTAGCTCCTTCCAGAACTCGATTAATCGGAAAAACGCGATTAATCTAAAATGA